A portion of the Micromonospora tarapacensis genome contains these proteins:
- a CDS encoding M15 family metallopeptidase — protein sequence MILLCDPRVAAVPGADDGEPLVDLRGVPELRLDERAADPAGAYARLRRGVVDRLLAAQRALPDGLRLLVIEGYRPYQAQLDIFTAYRDELRRGHPDWSPERVFQETTKFVSPVEVAPHSTGGAVDLTLCTADGAELDMGTAVDATPEASGDACFTAAVSIDAVARRHRQIMVDALAGAGLVNYPTEWWHWSYGDRYWALLTGASRTRYGAL from the coding sequence GTGATCCTGCTCTGCGATCCGCGCGTCGCGGCGGTGCCCGGTGCCGACGACGGGGAACCGCTGGTCGACCTGCGCGGGGTGCCGGAACTGCGGTTGGACGAGCGGGCGGCCGACCCGGCCGGGGCGTACGCGCGGCTGCGCCGGGGGGTGGTGGACCGGTTGTTGGCGGCGCAGCGGGCACTTCCCGACGGGCTGCGCCTGCTGGTGATCGAGGGATACCGGCCGTACCAGGCGCAGCTGGACATCTTCACCGCCTATCGGGACGAACTGCGGCGCGGTCATCCGGACTGGTCGCCGGAGCGGGTGTTCCAGGAGACCACCAAGTTCGTCTCGCCGGTCGAGGTGGCACCGCACAGCACAGGTGGTGCGGTGGATCTGACGCTCTGCACCGCCGACGGCGCCGAGCTGGACATGGGCACCGCGGTGGACGCCACCCCCGAGGCCAGCGGCGACGCCTGTTTCACCGCCGCCGTGTCGATCGACGCGGTCGCCCGTCGGCATCGGCAGATCATGGTGGACGCGCTGGCCGGCGCCGGCCTGGTGAACTATCCGACCGAGTGGTGGCACTGGTCGTACGGTGACCGTTACTGGGCGTTGCTGACCGGTGCGTCGCGCACCCGTTATGGCGCGCTGTGA
- the speB gene encoding agmatinase, with translation MTTRYGPMFGPDVTFLGVPPCTIEEPVTYADADVVIVGAPFDGGTSHRPGTRFGPSAIRQACYLPHDGSRPSLALRVDALRDLCVYDAGDVEMFSGDIERSLAALETTVYAVARAGAIPVVLGGDHSIARPDATGVARHHGLGRVSLVHFDAHADTGDIEFGSLHGHGQPMRRLIESGAVRGDRFLQIGLRGYWPGPSTLEWMARQRMRSYEMTEIVARGLDPCLTEAFSIATDECEGVFLSVDVDVVDPGMAPGTGTPEPGGFTSRQLLDAVRRVCYELPVVGVDVVEVAPPYDHADITAYLGNRVVLEALSAIARRRRDTATGTSWDPTQPLLDAR, from the coding sequence ATGACGACCCGTTACGGCCCGATGTTCGGCCCCGACGTGACCTTCCTCGGCGTGCCGCCGTGCACCATCGAGGAGCCGGTGACGTACGCCGACGCCGACGTGGTGATCGTCGGCGCGCCCTTCGACGGCGGCACCTCGCACCGGCCCGGCACCCGGTTCGGCCCGTCGGCCATCCGGCAGGCCTGCTACCTGCCGCACGACGGCTCCCGGCCGTCCCTCGCGTTGCGCGTCGACGCCCTGCGCGACCTCTGTGTCTACGACGCCGGCGACGTGGAGATGTTCTCCGGCGACATCGAGCGCTCGCTGGCCGCGCTGGAAACGACCGTGTACGCGGTCGCCCGCGCCGGGGCGATCCCCGTCGTGCTCGGCGGCGACCACTCGATCGCCCGGCCCGACGCCACCGGGGTGGCCCGCCACCACGGGCTCGGCCGGGTCTCGCTTGTGCACTTCGACGCGCACGCCGACACCGGTGACATCGAGTTCGGGTCACTGCACGGGCACGGCCAGCCGATGCGCCGGCTCATCGAGTCCGGCGCGGTACGCGGCGACCGCTTCCTCCAGATCGGCCTGCGCGGCTACTGGCCGGGACCTTCGACACTGGAGTGGATGGCGCGGCAGCGAATGCGCTCGTACGAGATGACGGAGATCGTGGCGCGCGGCCTGGATCCCTGCCTCACCGAGGCGTTCAGCATCGCGACCGACGAGTGCGAGGGCGTCTTCCTCTCCGTCGACGTGGACGTGGTCGACCCGGGTATGGCACCCGGCACGGGCACCCCCGAGCCGGGCGGCTTCACCTCGCGGCAACTGCTCGACGCGGTCCGCCGGGTCTGCTACGAACTCCCCGTGGTCGGGGTCGACGTGGTCGAGGTCGCCCCGCCCTACGACCACGCCGACATCACCGCCTACCTCGGCAACCGGGTGGTGCTGGAGGCGCTGTCGGCCATCGCCCGCCGTCGCCGCGACACCGCCACCGGAACCTCCTGGGATCCCACCCAACCCCTCCTCGACGCCCGCTGA
- a CDS encoding sensor histidine kinase, which yields MTPRRRIVLVGVVALLVGFILPTLTRSVLDTLWFHGRGVCGLAVPGVGLVCKSALTLAEQLYALTGFAVLLLAVVGIWAAALWCLRPVRDLSGLISQVGPQNLGYRIRPRGKDELARLARSIDEMMERIAAGYEGQRRFAANASHELRTPLAVQRTLIEVGMARSLTGEQLELLTGQLLETNERNERLIEGLLALSESDQGLRSRVPQRLDEIVGEVLAAYQDRATEAGVTVQSHLEPRVVMGERLLLERLVTNLVENAIKYNLPGGTLTVAVGGNPALTVVNTGQVVPAEAVAGLFEPFRRLARDRTNHSGGAGLGLAIARSITQAHDGLIAARPAEYGGLRIDVQLPDAA from the coding sequence GTGACACCACGTCGGCGGATCGTCCTGGTCGGCGTGGTCGCCCTCCTGGTCGGGTTCATCCTGCCCACCCTGACCAGGTCGGTGCTCGACACGCTGTGGTTCCACGGCCGAGGGGTGTGTGGCCTGGCGGTGCCGGGGGTCGGCCTGGTGTGTAAGTCGGCGCTGACGCTCGCCGAACAGCTCTACGCGCTGACCGGGTTCGCCGTCCTCCTGCTCGCGGTGGTCGGGATCTGGGCCGCCGCGCTGTGGTGCCTGCGGCCGGTACGCGACCTCAGCGGGCTGATCTCGCAGGTCGGGCCGCAGAACCTCGGCTACCGGATCCGGCCGCGAGGCAAGGACGAGTTGGCCCGGCTGGCCCGGTCGATCGACGAGATGATGGAGCGGATCGCCGCTGGCTACGAGGGGCAGCGGCGGTTCGCCGCGAACGCCTCGCACGAGCTGCGTACGCCGCTGGCGGTCCAGCGGACGCTGATCGAGGTCGGCATGGCCCGGTCGCTCACCGGCGAGCAACTGGAGCTGTTGACCGGGCAGCTGCTGGAGACCAATGAACGCAACGAGCGGCTCATCGAGGGGCTGCTCGCGCTCAGCGAGAGCGACCAGGGGCTGCGTTCCCGCGTCCCGCAGCGCCTCGACGAGATCGTCGGCGAGGTGCTCGCCGCATATCAGGACCGGGCCACGGAGGCCGGGGTGACCGTGCAGAGTCACCTCGAACCCCGGGTGGTGATGGGCGAGCGGCTGCTGCTGGAACGCCTGGTGACCAACCTCGTGGAGAACGCGATCAAGTACAACCTGCCCGGCGGCACGCTCACCGTCGCGGTGGGCGGCAACCCGGCGCTGACCGTGGTCAACACCGGCCAGGTGGTGCCGGCAGAGGCGGTGGCCGGGCTCTTCGAGCCGTTCCGTCGGTTGGCCCGGGACCGGACGAACCACAGCGGTGGTGCGGGCCTCGGCCTGGCCATCGCCCGCTCGATCACCCAGGCCCACGACGGTCTGATCGCCGCCCGGCCCGCCGAGTACGGCGGACTGCGCATCGACGTCCAGCTGCCCGACGCCGCCTGA
- a CDS encoding ABC transporter permease, with protein sequence MNRVSRWFAQHWVMGVALLVLGYLFLPIAVVAGLSFNRPSSRLSYDFNEFTLDNWRNPCATSDMCDAVLRSVQIGFLATVAATVLGTLMAFALARHRFRGRSGLNVLIFLPMATPELVMGTSLLALFVSGGVPLGFWTIVIAHVMFCVSFVVVTVKARLSGMDRRLEEAAMDLYASEWQTFRRITLPLVLPGIVAAALLAFSLSFDDFIITNFNSGTTVTFPMYVWGAAQRGIPPQVNVIGTAMFGIALLLVLASSVRGRRARRAAIAVPGPARVNGRS encoded by the coding sequence GTGAACAGGGTTTCCCGTTGGTTCGCCCAGCACTGGGTGATGGGCGTGGCGCTGCTGGTGCTCGGCTACCTCTTCCTGCCGATCGCGGTGGTCGCCGGGCTGTCGTTCAACCGCCCGTCCAGCCGGCTGTCCTACGACTTCAACGAGTTCACCCTCGACAACTGGCGCAACCCGTGCGCCACCTCCGACATGTGCGACGCGGTGCTGCGCAGCGTGCAGATCGGTTTCCTCGCCACCGTGGCCGCCACCGTGCTCGGCACGCTGATGGCGTTCGCCCTGGCCCGGCACCGGTTCCGGGGCCGCTCCGGGCTCAACGTGCTGATCTTCCTGCCGATGGCGACGCCGGAACTGGTGATGGGCACCTCGCTGCTCGCCCTCTTCGTCTCCGGCGGGGTGCCGCTCGGTTTCTGGACCATCGTCATCGCCCACGTGATGTTCTGCGTGTCGTTCGTGGTGGTCACGGTGAAGGCGCGGCTGTCCGGCATGGACCGCCGGCTGGAGGAGGCCGCCATGGACCTGTACGCCAGCGAGTGGCAGACGTTCCGGCGGATCACCCTGCCACTGGTGCTGCCCGGCATCGTGGCCGCCGCCCTGCTGGCGTTCTCGCTCAGCTTCGACGACTTCATCATCACCAACTTCAACTCCGGCACCACCGTGACGTTCCCGATGTACGTCTGGGGTGCCGCCCAGCGGGGCATCCCACCGCAGGTCAACGTCATCGGCACGGCCATGTTCGGGATCGCGCTGCTGCTGGTGCTGGCCAGTTCGGTGCGGGGCCGGCGGGCCCGCCGGGCGGCGATCGCGGTGCCGGGGCCGGCCCGGGTGAACGGCCGGTCATGA
- a CDS encoding G5 domain-containing protein, with amino-acid sequence MGAIAGDPDPARTGTVADEQPAPVIAATVQPAPEESTPDGAAPMAPASGEPAPTESAEPSGSTLSPTAAPSPVVQKRNVVEKKPIRHGSRTVQDSSLAEGKRVVRTRGVDGVRTLTYLVTVVDGKQTGRELVSSVVTRKAVTEVVAKGTKPASRCDPNYTPCVPIASDVDCAGGDGDGPAYVTGPVKVIGSDIYDLDRDNDGYGCD; translated from the coding sequence GTGGGCGCCATCGCGGGCGACCCCGATCCGGCGCGCACGGGCACCGTCGCCGACGAGCAACCCGCCCCGGTCATCGCCGCAACCGTGCAACCAGCGCCGGAAGAATCCACTCCCGACGGTGCGGCGCCGATGGCGCCCGCGAGCGGTGAGCCCGCGCCCACTGAATCTGCCGAACCGTCCGGCAGCACACTCAGCCCGACCGCCGCGCCGTCTCCGGTTGTGCAGAAGCGCAACGTCGTCGAGAAGAAACCGATCCGGCATGGCAGCCGTACGGTGCAGGACTCGTCCCTGGCCGAGGGAAAGCGCGTGGTCCGCACCCGGGGCGTGGACGGTGTGCGCACCCTGACCTATCTGGTCACCGTCGTGGACGGCAAGCAGACCGGCAGGGAACTGGTCAGTTCGGTGGTGACCAGGAAGGCCGTCACCGAGGTGGTCGCCAAGGGCACCAAACCCGCCTCCCGGTGCGACCCGAACTACACCCCCTGTGTGCCGATCGCCAGTGATGTCGACTGTGCCGGCGGTGACGGCGACGGCCCCGCCTACGTCACCGGCCCGGTCAAGGTGATCGGCTCCGACATCTACGACCTCGACCGTGACAACGACGGCTACGGCTGCGACTGA
- a CDS encoding saccharopine dehydrogenase family protein, which produces MRILLVGAGGVGSAVVAIAARRTFFETMVVADHDAGRAARAVAGQDARFVAAILDAASAEAVAALCDEHRITHVLNAVDPRFVMPIFNGAYAAGADYLDLAMSLSHPHPDRPYAETGVKLGDEQFALAGQWEAAGRLALCGIGVEPGLSDVFARYAADELFDEIDEIGVRDGANLTVDGHDFAPSFSIWTTIEECLNPPVVWEAGRGWFTTEPFSEPEVFHFPAGIGPVECVNVEHEEVLLMPRWVPARRVTFKYGLGGEFIEVLRTLHKLGLDSASPVRVGEVSVSPRDVVAACLPDPATLGDRMRGRTCAGTWVRGTGRDGRPREVYLYHVVDNEWSMREYGHQAVVWQTAVNPVVALELLATGAWSGAGVLGPEALPPKPFLDLLTGYGSPWGIEERSTGGTA; this is translated from the coding sequence ATGCGTATCCTGCTCGTCGGCGCCGGCGGGGTCGGCTCCGCCGTCGTCGCCATCGCGGCCCGGCGCACGTTCTTCGAGACCATGGTGGTCGCCGACCACGACGCCGGCCGGGCGGCGCGGGCGGTCGCCGGCCAGGACGCCCGCTTCGTCGCCGCCATCCTCGACGCGGCCTCGGCGGAGGCGGTCGCCGCGCTCTGCGACGAGCACCGGATCACCCACGTGCTCAACGCGGTCGACCCGCGTTTCGTCATGCCGATCTTCAACGGGGCGTACGCGGCCGGAGCCGACTACCTCGACCTGGCGATGTCGCTGTCCCACCCGCATCCTGACCGACCGTATGCCGAGACCGGCGTGAAGCTCGGCGACGAGCAGTTCGCGCTGGCCGGGCAGTGGGAGGCCGCCGGCCGGCTGGCCCTGTGCGGCATCGGCGTCGAACCCGGCCTCTCCGATGTTTTCGCCCGGTACGCCGCCGACGAACTGTTCGACGAGATCGACGAGATCGGGGTGCGCGACGGGGCGAACCTGACCGTGGACGGCCACGACTTCGCGCCGTCGTTCTCCATCTGGACCACCATCGAGGAGTGCCTCAACCCGCCGGTGGTCTGGGAGGCCGGCCGGGGCTGGTTCACCACCGAGCCGTTCAGCGAGCCGGAGGTGTTCCACTTCCCCGCGGGCATCGGGCCGGTCGAGTGCGTCAACGTGGAGCACGAGGAGGTGCTGCTGATGCCGCGTTGGGTGCCGGCGAGGCGGGTCACCTTCAAGTACGGCCTCGGCGGCGAGTTCATCGAGGTGCTCAGGACGCTGCACAAGCTCGGCCTGGACTCGGCGTCGCCGGTGCGGGTGGGCGAGGTGTCGGTGTCGCCCCGCGACGTGGTGGCGGCCTGTCTGCCCGACCCGGCCACCCTCGGCGACCGGATGCGCGGCCGGACCTGCGCCGGCACGTGGGTCCGCGGGACCGGCCGCGACGGCCGGCCGCGCGAGGTCTACCTCTACCACGTGGTCGACAACGAGTGGTCGATGCGCGAGTACGGCCACCAGGCGGTGGTCTGGCAGACCGCGGTGAATCCGGTCGTCGCCCTGGAACTGCTCGCCACCGGCGCGTGGTCGGGTGCCGGGGTGCTCGGTCCGGAGGCACTGCCACCGAAGCCCTTCCTCGACCTGCTGACCGGCTACGGTTCACCCTGGGGCATCGAGGAACGCTCGACCGGAGGGACGGCATGA
- a CDS encoding pyridoxal-phosphate dependent enzyme, which translates to MRTREHSAAGGANPAGTAASGGRLAWADVAKGGCILLVLLWHVIMKDYLQIDWLLGAPVAGVWGEFGELLLPLRMPLFFTISGMLAATAVHRPWRAVGRSRIARFLYLYVVWLLVHTAVLALAPGFPTDRATSPGELLAQLTVTPSNLWYLHALALYFVLAKALRRVHPAVLLAAAGALSAVASAGLVDTPGNRAGLYQNLVFFLAGLHLRRHVRRWAGAVTVGRLLLAAGAYAAALAVVATTGGGRLPGVAPLVSVLAVLFGIAVAVRLARWPAVGDPLAALGRQTLPIYVIHMPVLALLHRLVADPIAALDDSARLALALGFPLSLTALVLALSLGVHRVLLAARATWLFDLPASQQADRTDKGDDMSRTDPPVAAPAQVDVTEAARWLDGQVLRTPLLHSAAIDRLAGVRVLLKAENLQTGGSYKMRGGLYAAGRLAAAGHTGVVAQSTGNHAVAVALAARRLGLAATVVLPADAAPTKVARARAAGARVILTGVTVEERLAVVRRISEETGHPIVDAYDHPDVIAGQGTASLELIEEAERAGTPLDALVLPVGGGGGVAGACLAAEGRSIEVYGVEPVGCDSLALSLATGRPTPVGPAPTIADGLRPACVGELPFAILRTRLRGVVRVDDEEIAEAFRLLLMELKVLAEPSGAAGLAGALRLTAAGVPGRPGADPDGADGPSQRTVGVVLTGGNVEADLVARLAAPALLGEPAPALLKEEVAA; encoded by the coding sequence GTGCGTACCCGCGAGCACTCGGCGGCCGGTGGCGCCAACCCGGCCGGGACCGCAGCGTCCGGCGGCCGGCTGGCCTGGGCGGACGTCGCCAAGGGTGGTTGCATCCTCCTGGTCCTGCTCTGGCACGTGATCATGAAGGACTATCTCCAGATCGACTGGCTGCTCGGGGCGCCGGTGGCCGGCGTCTGGGGAGAGTTCGGCGAACTGTTGCTGCCGCTACGGATGCCGCTGTTCTTCACCATCTCCGGGATGCTCGCGGCGACCGCCGTACACCGGCCCTGGCGCGCGGTCGGCCGCTCGCGCATCGCCCGGTTCCTCTACCTGTACGTCGTCTGGCTGCTCGTCCACACCGCCGTGCTGGCCCTCGCGCCGGGCTTTCCGACCGACCGGGCGACCAGCCCGGGTGAGTTGCTGGCACAGCTGACGGTCACCCCGTCCAACCTCTGGTACCTCCACGCGCTGGCGCTCTACTTCGTGCTGGCCAAGGCGCTGCGCCGGGTCCACCCGGCGGTGCTGCTGGCCGCGGCGGGTGCGTTGAGCGCCGTCGCTTCGGCGGGGCTTGTCGACACCCCCGGCAACCGGGCCGGGCTCTACCAGAACCTGGTGTTCTTCCTCGCCGGCCTGCACCTGCGCCGCCACGTCCGGCGATGGGCCGGTGCGGTCACCGTCGGCCGCCTGCTGCTGGCCGCGGGGGCGTACGCCGCCGCGCTGGCCGTCGTGGCGACGACCGGTGGCGGGCGGCTGCCCGGCGTGGCGCCGCTGGTCTCCGTCCTCGCGGTGCTGTTCGGCATCGCGGTGGCGGTCCGGCTGGCCCGCTGGCCGGCGGTCGGTGACCCGCTCGCCGCCCTCGGCCGCCAGACGCTGCCGATCTACGTGATCCACATGCCGGTGCTGGCGCTGCTGCACCGGCTGGTCGCCGACCCGATCGCCGCCCTGGACGACTCCGCCCGGCTGGCGTTGGCCCTCGGCTTCCCGCTCTCGCTAACCGCCCTGGTGCTGGCGCTCAGCCTCGGCGTGCACCGGGTGCTGCTGGCGGCCCGCGCGACGTGGCTGTTCGACCTGCCCGCGTCGCAGCAGGCCGATCGAACCGACAAGGGAGACGACATGTCCCGCACAGATCCACCCGTGGCCGCGCCGGCTCAGGTCGACGTGACCGAGGCCGCCCGATGGCTCGACGGCCAGGTGCTTCGTACCCCGTTGCTGCACTCCGCGGCGATCGACCGGTTGGCCGGCGTCCGGGTACTGCTGAAGGCGGAGAACCTGCAGACCGGCGGCTCGTACAAGATGCGCGGCGGGCTGTACGCCGCCGGCCGGCTCGCCGCCGCCGGGCACACCGGTGTGGTCGCGCAGAGCACCGGCAACCACGCCGTCGCGGTGGCCCTGGCGGCGCGGCGGCTCGGGTTGGCCGCCACGGTGGTGCTGCCGGCCGACGCAGCTCCCACGAAGGTTGCCCGGGCCCGTGCGGCGGGGGCCCGGGTGATCCTCACCGGCGTCACGGTGGAGGAGCGGCTGGCCGTGGTCCGCCGGATCAGCGAGGAGACCGGTCACCCGATCGTCGACGCGTACGACCACCCGGACGTGATCGCCGGGCAGGGCACCGCCAGCCTCGAACTGATCGAGGAGGCCGAGCGGGCCGGCACCCCGCTGGACGCGTTGGTGCTGCCCGTCGGCGGGGGCGGCGGCGTCGCCGGTGCCTGCCTGGCCGCGGAAGGTCGGTCGATCGAGGTGTACGGCGTGGAGCCGGTCGGCTGCGACTCGCTGGCCCTCAGCCTGGCCACCGGTCGACCGACTCCGGTCGGGCCGGCGCCGACGATCGCCGACGGGCTGCGGCCGGCGTGCGTGGGTGAGCTGCCCTTCGCCATCCTGCGGACCCGCCTGCGCGGGGTGGTCCGGGTGGACGACGAGGAGATCGCCGAGGCGTTCCGGCTGCTCCTGATGGAGCTGAAGGTGCTGGCCGAGCCGTCCGGTGCGGCTGGGCTGGCGGGCGCGCTGCGGCTCACCGCCGCGGGCGTGCCGGGCCGGCCCGGCGCCGACCCGGACGGCGCTGACGGCCCGTCGCAGCGCACCGTCGGCGTGGTGCTGACCGGCGGGAACGTGGAGGCGGATCTGGTGGCCCGGTTGGCCGCCCCCGCCCTGCTCGGGGAGCCCGCTCCCGCGCTACTCAAGGAAGAGGTGGCGGCCTGA
- a CDS encoding NAD(P)/FAD-dependent oxidoreductase: MGHPAVALADAARRPYWLDRPERPDPLPPLAGATSADLLVVGGGYSGLWAALLARQADPGRDVLLVEAGTCGWAASGRNGGFCAASLTHGLANGARRFPGEIDELERLGRANLDAIEATVTKHRIDCDFERTGELAVAVEPYQLAGLAQDVGLARRYDHDVTLLDADEVRAEVDSPTYLGGLWDRDRVAMLDPARLAWGLRRACLDAGVRIHEHTRVTGLRRDGGALYAGTAGGDGLPGSVRAGRVVLATNAFPPLLRRLRARLVPVYDYALMTEPLSAGQRAAIGWRNRQGLADTGNRFHYYRITGDDRILFGGYDAVYHYGNRMAPALEQRDATFTALADHFFTTFPQLADLRFTHRWGGVIDTCTRFCPFFGTAYDGRLAYAAGYTGLGVGATRFGARVMLDLLDGADTPLTRLGLVRDKPLPFPPEPARAVGIGLTRWSLARADARQGRRNRWLRTLDRFGLGFDS, from the coding sequence ATCGGGCACCCGGCCGTGGCCCTGGCCGACGCGGCGCGCCGGCCGTACTGGCTCGACCGGCCCGAGCGTCCCGACCCGCTGCCGCCGCTGGCCGGCGCGACCAGCGCCGACCTGCTCGTCGTCGGTGGCGGCTACAGCGGCCTGTGGGCCGCGCTGCTGGCCCGGCAGGCCGACCCCGGGCGGGACGTGCTGCTGGTCGAGGCCGGCACGTGCGGTTGGGCGGCGTCGGGGCGCAACGGTGGCTTCTGCGCCGCCTCGTTGACCCACGGTCTGGCCAACGGGGCGCGGCGGTTCCCCGGCGAGATCGACGAGCTGGAGCGGCTCGGCCGGGCGAACCTCGACGCGATCGAGGCGACCGTGACGAAGCACCGGATCGACTGCGACTTCGAGCGCACCGGCGAACTGGCCGTGGCGGTCGAGCCGTACCAACTCGCCGGGCTGGCGCAGGACGTCGGGCTGGCCCGCCGGTACGACCACGACGTCACCCTGCTCGACGCCGACGAGGTACGCGCCGAGGTGGACTCGCCGACGTACCTCGGCGGGCTGTGGGACCGCGACCGGGTGGCGATGCTCGACCCGGCGCGGCTGGCCTGGGGACTGCGTCGGGCCTGCCTCGACGCGGGGGTGCGGATCCACGAGCACACCCGGGTCACCGGTCTGCGCCGCGACGGTGGCGCGCTGTACGCGGGTACCGCCGGCGGCGACGGCCTGCCCGGGTCGGTGCGGGCGGGTCGGGTGGTGCTGGCCACCAACGCCTTCCCGCCGTTGCTGCGCCGGCTGCGGGCCCGGCTCGTGCCGGTGTACGACTACGCGCTGATGACCGAGCCGCTGAGCGCCGGGCAGCGCGCCGCGATCGGCTGGCGCAACCGGCAGGGGCTGGCGGACACCGGCAACCGGTTCCACTACTACCGGATCACCGGCGACGACCGGATCCTGTTCGGCGGCTACGACGCCGTCTACCATTACGGCAACCGGATGGCCCCGGCGCTGGAACAGCGGGACGCCACCTTCACCGCGCTGGCCGACCACTTCTTCACCACCTTCCCGCAACTGGCCGACCTGCGGTTCACCCACCGGTGGGGCGGGGTGATCGACACCTGCACCCGGTTCTGCCCGTTCTTCGGCACCGCCTACGACGGGCGGCTGGCCTACGCGGCCGGATACACCGGGCTCGGTGTCGGCGCGACCCGGTTCGGTGCCCGGGTGATGCTCGACCTGCTCGACGGCGCGGACACCCCGCTGACCCGGCTCGGTCTGGTCCGGGACAAGCCGCTGCCGTTCCCGCCCGAGCCGGCCCGCGCGGTCGGTATCGGGCTCACCCGTTGGTCCCTGGCCCGCGCCGACGCGCGGCAGGGGCGGCGCAACCGCTGGCTCCGTACGCTCGATCGGTTTGGGTTGGGGTTCGATTCCTGA
- a CDS encoding D-alanine--D-alanine ligase family protein has translation MPEAVLSERLSGSGAGRAIDDRLAVTGPAVELRAGPRRGTAVVTAMDSPGAVHAELDVVFPVLHGPFGEDGVVQGLLESLGVPYVGCGILASAVGMDKVAMKRALRAEGVPITPHVSFDAETYRAAEDPEKLVVGLRRPLFVKPARMGSSIGISRVAAGDDLAAAVEEALRHDNLVVVEQGVTGRELECGVLGGTRPEASAVGEVRVTGGWFDYRQKYLGDSDPMVVPAPLPDDVSGRIRELSVRAFAAIGGWGLARVDFLYDEAAGELYVNELNTMPGFTAHSMYPKVWAAAGVGYREILDRLVALAFARCADRPRPAAEGEPR, from the coding sequence GTGCCGGAGGCGGTGCTGTCCGAACGCCTCTCGGGCAGCGGAGCGGGCCGGGCCATCGACGACCGGCTGGCGGTCACCGGGCCGGCGGTGGAGTTGCGGGCCGGGCCGCGCCGGGGAACGGCGGTGGTCACCGCGATGGACTCACCCGGCGCGGTCCACGCCGAGTTGGACGTGGTCTTCCCGGTGCTGCACGGGCCGTTCGGTGAGGACGGCGTGGTGCAGGGGCTGCTCGAATCACTGGGGGTGCCGTATGTGGGCTGCGGCATCCTCGCCTCCGCGGTCGGGATGGACAAGGTGGCGATGAAGCGGGCGCTGCGTGCCGAGGGGGTGCCGATCACCCCCCACGTCTCGTTCGACGCGGAGACCTACCGGGCCGCCGAGGACCCGGAGAAGCTGGTGGTGGGGCTGCGTCGACCCCTGTTCGTCAAGCCGGCGCGGATGGGCTCCTCCATCGGCATCTCGCGGGTCGCCGCGGGCGACGACCTGGCGGCGGCGGTCGAGGAGGCGCTGCGGCACGACAACCTGGTCGTGGTGGAGCAGGGGGTGACCGGCCGGGAGCTGGAGTGCGGGGTGCTCGGCGGGACCCGCCCGGAGGCGTCCGCGGTCGGTGAGGTACGGGTCACCGGGGGCTGGTTCGACTATCGGCAGAAGTATCTCGGTGACAGCGATCCGATGGTCGTCCCGGCTCCGCTGCCCGACGACGTGAGCGGGCGGATCCGGGAGCTGTCGGTGCGCGCGTTCGCCGCGATCGGTGGCTGGGGGCTGGCCCGGGTGGACTTCCTCTACGACGAGGCGGCCGGTGAGCTGTACGTGAACGAGCTGAACACCATGCCGGGCTTCACCGCCCACTCGATGTACCCGAAGGTGTGGGCGGCTGCCGGCGTCGGTTACCGGGAGATCCTGGATCGGCTGGTCGCGCTGGCGTTCGCCCGGTGCGCCGACCGACCCCGCCCCGCTGCCGAGGGGGAACCCCGGTGA
- a CDS encoding response regulator transcription factor, which translates to MRVLVADDERLLADTVAEGLRRLSMAVDVCYDGDGALERVGVNRYDVAVLDRDMPGHTGDEVCRSLASAGSGTRVLLLTAAAGIRDRVEGLGLGADDYLTKPFAFAELVARVQALGRRSAPAVPPVLEQHGVVLDVARHTVSRDGRPIALSPKEFAVLHVLMRAEGRVVSAEELLEQAWDEFADPFTNVVRVTVMTLRKKLDVPQIIHTVPRAGYRIGDAP; encoded by the coding sequence GTGCGGGTGCTGGTGGCGGACGACGAGCGGTTGTTGGCGGACACCGTCGCCGAAGGGCTGCGTCGCCTCTCGATGGCGGTCGACGTCTGCTACGACGGCGACGGTGCGCTGGAGCGGGTCGGGGTGAACCGGTACGACGTCGCGGTGCTGGATCGGGACATGCCCGGACACACCGGTGACGAGGTGTGCCGCAGCCTCGCCAGCGCCGGCTCTGGGACCCGGGTGCTGCTGCTCACCGCTGCCGCCGGCATCCGGGACCGGGTCGAGGGCCTCGGGTTGGGCGCCGACGACTACCTGACGAAGCCGTTCGCCTTCGCCGAGCTGGTCGCCCGGGTGCAGGCGCTGGGCCGGCGGTCCGCGCCGGCCGTGCCGCCGGTGCTGGAGCAGCACGGCGTGGTGCTGGACGTGGCCCGGCACACGGTCAGCCGGGACGGCCGGCCGATCGCTCTGAGCCCGAAGGAGTTCGCCGTGCTGCACGTCCTGATGCGCGCCGAAGGTCGGGTGGTCAGCGCGGAGGAACTGCTGGAACAGGCGTGGGACGAGTTCGCCGACCCGTTCACCAACGTCGTCCGGGTCACCGTGATGACGCTGCGCAAGAAGCTCGACGTGCCGCAGATCATTCACACCGTGCCGCGGGCCGGCTACCGGATCGGCGATGCGCCGTGA